A DNA window from Amphiprion ocellaris isolate individual 3 ecotype Okinawa chromosome 8, ASM2253959v1, whole genome shotgun sequence contains the following coding sequences:
- the LOC111584290 gene encoding solute carrier organic anion transporter family member 4A1-like, producing the protein MPVLLNADASFSSKQELLDLQDCPLSGDPSLDTPSPVDSQTGSPVGSGSRSLGPDVPIQPHIFTGASSVPGQMHGAETKPHAETPLGLQLISPDSDQLCGWGALTPKAMQVFNTPRWVLFFLSVAAFLQGMIVNGLINTVITSIERRFDLHSYESGLIVSSYDIASCICLVFVSYFGGTGHKPRWLGWGVLIMALGSLVFALPHFTSPPYQVSLPEQTGMCSANRTSPCQDKEGGGLSSYRFVFMLGQFLHGIGATPLYTLGVTYLDENVNSNYAPVYVGVFYTAAVVGPAAGYLLGGYFLNTFTEIHLTTEITPEDPNWIGAWWIGFLVGGAAALLISFPILGYPRQLPGSQEYASMRVSEAHQLKDGSHTTASDPQFGKSVKDMPRSVLLLLKNPTFVFLCLAGATEATLVAGVSTFGPKFLESQFSLSASGAATLFGYIVVPAGGGGTLLGGYIVKRFNLRCRGIIRFCMICAMVGLAAIFIFLIHCPNVPMAGVTAPYQSGLMGKQQLEQYKHLYDKPSKLQSGNSFSLDLNLTVGCNANCSCVRELYNPVCGADDMMYYSPCHAGCTSINHTDVSTGKQVYSGCSCVVGNVSWGEEGFALAGKCGNSCYHLPVFLTVFFIAISFTFLSSIPALTATLRCVPDSQRSFALGIQWVVVRTLGAIPGPIAFGSMIDISCLLWQDQCGEQGSCYLYQNSTMSQYILVAGIIYKALGTIFYLAASILYQPPPESPQSSCESTDHGTGNLSDLPIKDLPEDGVIVNLHARL; encoded by the exons ATGCCAGTCTTGCTAAATGCCGACGCCTCCTTCAGCTCCAAGCAGGAGCTCTTGGACCTCCAGGACTGCCCTCTCAGCGGGGATCCCTCTCTGGACACCCCCAGCCCTGTGGATTCCCAGACAGGCAGCCCTGTAGGTTCAGGGTCCAGAAGCCTGGGACCTGATGTCCCTATCCAGCCCCACATTTTCACCGGGGCTTCATCAGTCCCTGGGCAGATGCATGGGGCTGAAACAAAACCTCATGCAGAAACTCCTTTGGGGTTGCAGTTGATATCCCCAGACTCGGATCAGCTGTGTGGCTGGGGGGCTCTGACGCCCAAAGCCATGCAAGTTTTCAACACCCCTCGTTGGGTGCTGTTCTTCCTTAGTGTGGCTGCTTTTCTCCAGGGAATGATAGTCAACGGCTTAATTAATACCGTGATCACCTCCATCGAGCGACGCTTCGACCTGCACAGCTACGAGAGCGGCCTCATCGTCAGCAGCTACGACATCGCCTCCTGCATCTGCCTGGTCTTCGTCAGCTACTTTGGGGGGACAGGGCACAAGCCTCGCTGGCTGGGATGGGGGGTGCTCATCATGGCATTAGGTTCTCTGGTGTTTGCCTTGCCTCACTTCACTTCACCGCCCTACCAAGTCAGCCTACCTGAGCAAACAGGAATGTGCTCAGCAAACCGTACCAGCCCATGCCAGGacaaggagggaggagggctgTCCAGCTATCGCTTCGTGTTCATGCTGGGCCAGTTCCTGCATGGGATTGGTGCTACGCCTCTCTACACGTTAGGGGTCACATACCTGGATGAGAACGTCAACTCCAACTATGCACCTGTTTACGTCG GAGTCTTCTACACAGCAGCCGTTGTGGGTCCAGCAGCAGGCTACCTGCTGGGAGGATACTTCCTCAACACCTTTACTGAGATCCACCTGAC GACAGAGATAACTCCAGAGGACCCAAACTGGATTGGGGCTTGGTGGATCGGCTTCCTAgtaggaggagcagcagctctgctgaTATCGTTCCCCATCCTGGGCTACCCACGACAGCTACCAG GATCTCAGGAATACGCCTCCATGCGGGTGTCTGAAGCCCACCAGCTGAAGGATGGAAGTCACACAACAGCCTCAGACCCTCAGTTTGGCAAATCAGTCAAAGACATGCCCAG ATCTGTGCTGCTTCTTTTAAAGAATCCTACATTCGTGTTCCTTTGCTTGGCTGGGGCTACAGAGGCCACCCTCGTCGCAGGAGTGTCCACCTTTGGGCCAAAGTTCTTGGAGTCACAGTTCAGTCTTAGTGCATCAGGGGCCGCCACATTGTTTG GATACATAGTGGTACCAGCGGGAGGCGGGGGCACCTTGTTGGGAGGCTACATAGTGAAGAGGTTTAACCTGCGCTGTCGAGGCATCATCCGTTTCTGCATGATATGCGCAATGGTCGGTCTGGCCGCCATCTTCATCTTTCTCATCCATTGCCCCAACGTACCCATGGCTGGTGTCACGGCTCCTTATCAGTCTGGTCTGATGGGGAAACAGCAGCTGGAACAGTACAAACACCTGTATGACAAACCCAGCAAGCTGCAGTCTGGAAACAG CTTCTCTTTGGACCTGAACCTCACAGTGGGCTGTAATGCTAACTGTAGTTGTGTCAGAGAGCTGTACAACCCTGTGTGTGGGGCAGATGACATGATGTATTACTCTCCCTGCCATGCAGGCTGCACCTCCATCAACCACACTGATGTCTCCACAGGCAAACAG gtgtACTCTGGATGTAGCTGTGTGGTGGGTAATGTGTCCTGGGGGGAGGAGGGCTTCGCTCTGGCAGGAAAATGTGGCAACTCCTGCTACCACTTGCCAGTCTTCCTCACAGTGTTTTTCATCGCCATCTCCTTCACTTTCCTCTCTAGCATCCCAGCACTCACTGCCACACTCCG GTGTGTTCCAGACAGCCAGAGATCCTTTGCACTTGGTATTCAGTGGGTTGTGGTGCGCACACTTG GTGCTATTCCTGGACCCATAGCATTTGGCTCAATGATTGACATCTCCTGCTTGCTGTGGCAGGATCAGTGTGGTGAGCAGGGCTCCTGCTACCTCTACCAGAACTCAACCATGAGCCAGTACATTCTAGTAGCTGGAATCATCTATAAG GCTTTGGGGACAATCTTTTACCTGGCAGCCAGCATCTTGTACCAGCCTCCTCCCGAGTCACCGCAAAGCAGCTGTGAGAGCACCGACCATGGGACGGGAAACTTGAGCGACCTGCCCATCAAAGACCTACCTGAGGATGGCGTTATCGTCAACCTGCACGCCCGGTTATGA